GCGCGACGGGTAGCCCGACAGGCCGTCTTTCATCCGCAGGGTGTCGAAATCCTGTGCGCGACCGGTCAGCATCTTGTGCACATAGGCCTGATGGCCGGTGTCGAAGATGATCGGATCGTGCGGCGAATCGAACACACGATGAAGGGCCAGGGTGAGTTCGACGACACCCAGATTGGGGCCAAGATGTCCACCGGTTGCAGCGACCTTGTGGATCAGGAACTGACGGATTTCCTGTGCCAAATCAGTCAACTGGGACTGTGACAGGTGCTGCAGATCAGCGGGACCGCGGACCTGTTCAAGCATTCCGCCAGTGTACGCACGCACCCCGGGGTCAGTCCTGCCGAGGCTGATAGACATCGGGCACACCGTCGTGGTCCGCATCGACGGTCTCGAGCTGGTGGATCCGGCGATATGCGGCGTTGCGCGACACCAGGACCACCGACGCCAGCAGGCCCGCCACCACCGATCCGGTGACCACCGCGATCTTCACGTCGTCGTCGGCCACGCTGGCGTGTCCGAAGGCCAGTTCACCGATGAGCAGCGACACCGTGAACCCGATCCCGGCCAGCATCGCGACACCGAGCACATCCCGCCAGGCGAGATCCTCGTCCAGGCTGGCGTGGGTGAAGCGGGCCAGCAAATACGTGGTGCCCAGCACGCCGATGGGTTTGCCGAGCACCAGGCCGGCGATCACCCCGATGGTCACCGGATGCGACAACGCGTTGGCGAAGCCCGACCAGCCGCCGACCGTCACACCGGCGGCGAAGAACGCGAACACCGGCACGGCGAACCCCGCCGAAAGCGGCCGGACCAGGTGTTCGAAGTGCTCGGCCGAAGCGTGGCGGCCCAACACCGGGACGGTGAATCCGAGCACCACGCCGGCCACGGTGGCGTGCACACCACTGGCGTGCACGAGCGCCCAGGCCAGCACGGCCGGTGGCAGCAGAATCCACCACTGACGCGCCCCCCGCTGCACCGCGACCGCATACAGTCCGATCGGGATCAGGGCGGCCGCCAGCGGCCCGAGCGCCACGTGATCGGTGAAGAACACGGCGATCACCGTGATCGCCAGCAGATCGTCGACCACCGCCAGGGTCAGCAGGAAAATCCGCAGCGCCGCGGGCAGATGGGTGGACACCACGGCCAGTACCGCCAGGGCGAAAGCGATGTCCGTGGCGATGGGCACCGCCCACCCGTCGATGTTCTCCGGATGGCCGGAGAACAGGTTGATGCCGACGAAGATGGCCGCGGGCACCACCATGCCGCCCACGGCCGCCGCGATGGGCAGCGCGGCACGGGCCGGATCACGCAGGTCCCCCGCGACGAATTCCCGCTTGAGCTCGACGCCCACGACGAAGAAGAAGATCGCCAGCAGTCCGTCGGCCGCCCAGGCCGACAGGCTGAGGTTCAGATGCAGGGACTCGGGGCCGACGACGAACTCCGAGAGCCGGTGATAGCCACCGGACCACGGCGAATTGGCCCAGACCAGCGCCGCACCCGCGGCGGCCAACAGCAATGCCCCGCCGACCGTCTCGGTGCGCAGCAGCTCGGACACCCGCTGCCACTCCGGCCACGACCCGCGCGCGAGCAGGCGTCGGCTGGTGGGTTGACGGCGATCGCTCATCAGGCTCCTGAGGTCAGCATGCATCGAACGCCGACCAGACTTCCCGGCACACCTGCGGATAACGCTAACAGGTGAGGTGTCCGAGCAAATACCGACGAAGTCCGTGGCAGCGCCTCAAACCGGCGACAAAACTCCGGTGCTCATGATTACGTAAGGTGTAGGCGAAGTCGATTAGTCCGGGGTGCGGGTTGAGTCCATTCGATCACTACTACGCGCGTACCGCCCTGCTCGCTGCGCAGGGCAAGCGCCACCGGATGCAGCGCCTCGTCGGCGTGACCATCGTCGGGCTGAGCCTGATCCCGCTGCTGTTGCTGGTCAGCCCGAAGGGTCCGCACGGCGCCCTCCAATACGTGGCCGTGGCGGTCAGCGTCGGCGGCCTGACGCTGGCGCAATGGTGGTGGCGGCGACAGTGGCCCAGCCGCACCCAGTCGTGGACGGTGGTGGCCATCGGGACGGCCTGCATCGCGGCCACCTGCATCCTGCTGGTGGACCCGGTCGTCGGCCTCATGGGGTCCAGTTCGCTGAGCCTGATCACCGCCTACACGGCGTTCCTGCACAGCCGCCGGGTTCTGCACCTCACCTGGTTGGCCTCGGGTGCCGTGGTGGCCTTCCTCGGGGTGCGGGTGGCCGTCACCGACGTCTGGCTCGGTGTGGTCGGCACGCTGGTGGCGGTCCTGATCATCCTGAGCACCTCGGCGCTGTGCCGGATGGCCGTCGAGTTGATCGAACCCGACCGCGTCCAGCACCCGGGCGAGATCGACCCGCTGACCGGCCTGCTCAACCGCGAGGCGTTCGACATGCACACCGCCACGATGCTCGGGTCCCACAGCCGCCACGACGATCAGTACCTGGTGGTCGTGGCCGTCGGCATCGACGACATGGCGCTGCTCAGCGACATGGACGGCAGCCACAGCACCCTGCACGCCCGCGTGGCCGTGGCCCAGGCGATCCGCGAGACGGTGCGCCACAAGGTGCCCCTGGCCCACGTGTCCGACAGCGAGTTCCTGATCGCCGACGTGTTCAAGACCAACGATCCCTCGCCGCTGGTCAACCGGATCCGTATGGCACTGACCACCACGCCCATGCGCCTGACGGCCAGCATCGGCACGGCCTGCAGCCAGTTGCGCCCGCTCACCGAACTGCCCACCCAGCAGATCGTCGACGCGCTCGTGGCACTGGCCGACACCGCGATGAACCAGTCGCGGGCCCAGGGCGGCAACCGGGCCACCTACGCCCACTTCCCCACCCCGACGATCGGCCCCGACGCTCAGGAGTGAGCAGGGTCAGCGGGTCAGCACCGCCACGCACTCCACATGGTGGGTGAGCGGGAAGGAATCGAACACCCGCAGATCCTCCACGGCATAGCCGTGCCGCAGATACAGCCCGATGTCACGGGCGAACGACGCT
Above is a window of Mycolicibacterium boenickei DNA encoding:
- the nhaA gene encoding Na+/H+ antiporter NhaA, whose amino-acid sequence is MSDRRQPTSRRLLARGSWPEWQRVSELLRTETVGGALLLAAAGAALVWANSPWSGGYHRLSEFVVGPESLHLNLSLSAWAADGLLAIFFFVVGVELKREFVAGDLRDPARAALPIAAAVGGMVVPAAIFVGINLFSGHPENIDGWAVPIATDIAFALAVLAVVSTHLPAALRIFLLTLAVVDDLLAITVIAVFFTDHVALGPLAAALIPIGLYAVAVQRGARQWWILLPPAVLAWALVHASGVHATVAGVVLGFTVPVLGRHASAEHFEHLVRPLSAGFAVPVFAFFAAGVTVGGWSGFANALSHPVTIGVIAGLVLGKPIGVLGTTYLLARFTHASLDEDLAWRDVLGVAMLAGIGFTVSLLIGELAFGHASVADDDVKIAVVTGSVVAGLLASVVLVSRNAAYRRIHQLETVDADHDGVPDVYQPRQD
- a CDS encoding GGDEF domain-containing protein; its protein translation is MSPFDHYYARTALLAAQGKRHRMQRLVGVTIVGLSLIPLLLLVSPKGPHGALQYVAVAVSVGGLTLAQWWWRRQWPSRTQSWTVVAIGTACIAATCILLVDPVVGLMGSSSLSLITAYTAFLHSRRVLHLTWLASGAVVAFLGVRVAVTDVWLGVVGTLVAVLIILSTSALCRMAVELIEPDRVQHPGEIDPLTGLLNREAFDMHTATMLGSHSRHDDQYLVVVAVGIDDMALLSDMDGSHSTLHARVAVAQAIRETVRHKVPLAHVSDSEFLIADVFKTNDPSPLVNRIRMALTTTPMRLTASIGTACSQLRPLTELPTQQIVDALVALADTAMNQSRAQGGNRATYAHFPTPTIGPDAQE